The Oryza glaberrima chromosome 9, OglaRS2, whole genome shotgun sequence genome includes a window with the following:
- the LOC127784862 gene encoding ATPase family AAA domain-containing protein At1g05910 yields MVGMEGKGDASVTPVRTSDRLRKRPKYFGRNYMYYNPAIRKKMKSKKRAAASQIAKKLLRKSAARAPPADSIAANLRRSTRKRRMSVNLEDYDTDSSSMEDDDLMRPRYRSSKNKVDDEVSARPKRKKLSNSSSIPRREGLRPRRSIRGQRLHPYQESEDDQESSEEQPAQDRRENGNDIEEDGNEEEEVDGGDEAEADGDDEDGEEEQEGRRRYDLRDRSEVRRPSPRKEGKHRTQSPRRVLVHGIGPKNSKYLKKGGSRMHKRPRFSLPDDSDDSLLVDEPDESPSMPWMRGGRGGMPWFLGGLDMHSPGAWGLNVGASGWGHQGDNTVSTSSLMPGIQTAGPSSKGGADIQPLQVDGSVSFNDIGGLSDYIDALKEMVFFPLLYPDFFANYHITPPRGVLLCGPPGTGKTLIARALACAASKAGQKVSFYMRKGADVLSKWVGEAERQLKLLFEEAQKNQPSIIFFDEIDGLAPVRSSKQEQIHNSIVSTLLALMDGLDSRGQVVLIGATNRIDAIDGALRRPGRFDREFFFPLPGYEARAEILDIHTRKWKDPPPKELRTELAASCVGYCGADLKALCTEAAIRAFREKYPQVYTSDDKFVIDVDSVRVEKYHFLEAMSTITPAAHRGSIVHSRPLSPVIAPCLKRHLEKIMERIADIFPFLSSVDVSKFSALSYGSSIPLVYRPRLLMCGGVSVGLDHVGPAVLHELEKFSVHSLGLPSLLSDPSAKTPEEALVHIFGEARRTTPSILYLPQFHLWWDTAHEQLRAVLLTLLNELPSNLPVLLLGTSSVAFGDLEEECASIFSSRNVYEVDQPSDDDRMRYLHALFESLLSFQMEESRSKSKDQKSSVDLPKAPKEVDGPKLSELKAKAEAEQHAVRRMRMCLRDICNRILYNKRFNVFHFPVSEEEVPDYRSVVHNPMDMATVLQQVDSGQYLTRASFMKDIDLIVSNAKTYNGSDYNGSRIVSRACELRDVVQGMLSQMDPSLVSFCDKIAEQGGPLQVTDDGDSSILQAAPVAQLVSGTRMSARLRNVQPEVNLSRSYEALKRQKKSTETEQGMVKESTTRDDKSLGDVDLSKPISPEEAPKEPDSNGVLKETDNPPTELPELPELNPEPMVTDNGENAAMPASDDIPEQLEVVKRRFMELTTGYGVPQLERLCTRVMKGMIELSGKESNEDHRRLVVRYLLTFVENSDNF; encoded by the exons ATGGTGGGGATGGAAGGGAAGGGGGATGCATCGGTGACACCAGTGAGGACTAGTGACCGGCTGCGTAAGCGGCCCAAGTACTTCGGTCGCAATTATATGTACTACAATCCAGCCATACGCAAGAAGATGAAGTCTAAGAAGAGAGCGGCTGCATCACAGATTGCCAAGAAGCTGCTTCGCAAGTCAGCTGCCAGGGCACCGCCTGCTGAT TCTATTGCAGCAAATCTACGTCGTTCAACACGAAAGCGAAGAATGTCTGTAAATCTGGAGGACTATGACACCGATAGTTCTAGTATGGAAGATGATGATCTTATG AGGCCCAGATATCGATCTTCAAAGAATAAAGTGGATGACGAAGTGTCAGCTAGGCCAAAGCGCAAGAAGCTGTCCAACTCTAGCTCCATTCCTCGCCGTGAGGGTTTACGGCCTAGAAGATCTATCCGAGGACAAAGACTTCATCCATACCAAGAATCTGAGGATGACCAGGAAAGCTCTGAAGAACAGCCTGCACAAGATAGGAGGGAAAATGGTAATGATATCGAAGAGGATGgcaatgaggaggaggaggttgatgGAGGTGATGAAGCTGAAGCGGATGGagatgatgaagatggtgaggaagaacaagaagggaggaggagatatgATCTCAGGGATCGTTCAGAAGTTCGTAGACCCTCCCCACGGAAGGAAGGGAAGCACAGAACACAATCACCCCGTAGAGTACTAGTACATGGAATTGGTCCAAAGAACAGCAAATATTTGAAAAAGGGTGGTTCACGCATGCATAAGCGCCCTCGATTCTCATTGCCAGATGATTCAGATGATTCTCTTCTTGTGGATGAGCCAGATGAAAGTCCATCCATGCCATGGATGCGTGGTGGGAGAGGAGGTATGCCGTGGTTTTTAGGTGGATTGGATATGCATAGTCCAGGAGCATGGGGTCTGAATGTTGGAGCATCCGGTTGGGGTCATCAGGGTGACAACACAGTGAGTACTTCTTCACTTATGCCAGGGATCCAAACTGCTGGACCAAGTTCCAAGGGAGGAGCTGATATTCAGCCTCTCCAGGTTGACGGGAGTGTGAGTTTTAATGATATAGGGGGACTGTCCGATTACATTGATGCATTGAAGGAAATGGTTTTCTTCCCTTTGCTTTATCCAGATTTTTTTGCAAACTATCACATTACTCCTCCTAGGGGTGTTCTTCTCTGTGGCCCTCCTGGTACAGGGAAGACATTGATTGCTCGTGCCTTAGCGTGTGCTGCCTCTAAAGCTGGTCAGAAGGTTAGCTTTTATATGAGAAAAGGGGCTGATGTTCTTAGTAAGTGGGTTGGAGAGGCTGAAAGGCAGCTCAAGCTACTGTTTGAGGAAGCTCAGAAGAATCAGCCATCAATCATATTTTTTGACGAAATAGATGGTTTGGCACCTGTGAGGTCTAGCAAGCAAGAGCAGATTCACAATTCAATTGTTTCTACATTGCTTGCTTTGATGGATGGTCTGGATTCACGTGGACAAGTTGTTTTGATTGGAGCAACAAACCGaattgatgccattgatggaGCATTGCGTAGGCCTGGCCGATTTGATCGTGAGTTCTTTTTTCCTCTACCTGGTTATGAGGCAAGGGCTGAAATACTGGACATTCATACACGGAAATGGAAGGACCCTCCACCAAAGGAACTAAGGACGGAGCTTGCTGCAAGCTGTGTGGGGTATTGTGGAGCTGATTTGAAAGCTTTATGTACAGAAGCTGCTATTCGAGCATTTAGGGAGAAGTATCCTCAGGTCTACACGAGTGACGATAAGTTTGTCATTGATGTTGATTCAGTCAGGGTTGAGAAGTACCACTTCTTGGAAGCTATGTCTACAATAACTCCAGCTGCACATAGGGGGTCGATTGTGCATTCAAGGCCGCTGTCACCAGTTATCGCTCCTTGTCTAAAAAGGCATCTTGAAAAAATAATGGAAagaattgctgatattttcccTTTCCTATCATCAGTAGATGTTAGCAAGTTCTCTGCCCTTTCCTATGGATCATCCATCCCTCTTGTTTATAGACCTCGACTTTTGATGTGCGGTGGTGTGAGTGTTGGACTG GATCATGTTGGACCAGCTGTTTTGCACGAACTTGAGAAATTTTCTGTTCACTCCTTGGGGTTGCCGTCTCTTCTGTCTGATCCAAGTGCAAAGACACCTGAAGAAGCTCTTGTGCACATTTTTGGGGAAGCTAGGAGAACAACCCCGTCAATACTGTACTTGCCTCAGTTTCATCTTTGGTGGGATACG GCACATGAACAGCTTAGGGCTGTGCTATTGACTTTGTTGAATGAGCTGCCATCCAACCTTCCAGTTTTGTTGCTAGGAACCTCGTCAGTGGCCTTTGGTGACCTTGAAGAAGAGTGTGCTTCCATATTTTCTTCTCGTAATGT ATATGAAGTGGATCAACCAAGTGATGATGATAGAATGAGATACCTGCATGCACTGTTTGAGTCATTGCTCTCATTTCAAATGGAAGAGTCTAGGAGTAAGTCTAAAGACCAGAAGTCTTCTGTTGATCTTCCCAAAGCACCAAAGGAAGTGGATGGTCCCAAACTTTCAGAGCTAAAAGCGAAGGCAGAAGCCGAACAACATGCTGTTCGACGGATGAGAATGTGTCTTCGAGATATTTGTAACCG CATTCTGTACAACAAAAGGTTCAATGTGTTTCACTTCCCAGTATCCGAAGAGGAGGTACCTGACTATAGATCTGTAGTTCACAATCCTATGGATATGGCTACTGTCTTACAGCAGGTGGACTCTGGGCAGTACCTTACTCGGGCCTCATTTATGAAGGACATTGATCTTATAGTCTCAAATGCAAAG ACATATAATGGGAGTGACTACAATGGATCTCGTATTGTCAGTAGAGCATGTGAACTACGAGATGTg GTGCAAGGAATGTTGTCACAGATGGACCCATCTTTGGTGTCCTTTTGTGATAAAATTGCTGAACAGGGGGGACCACTACAGGTTACGGATGATGGAGATAGCTCTATTCTTCAAGCAGCGCCTGTTGCTCAGCTGGTATCTGGTACTAGGATGAGCGCAAGGCTTCGTAATGTACAACCAGAAGTAAATCTATCACGAAGTTATGAGGCGTTGAAGCGGCAAAAGAAAAGCACCGAAACTGAACAAG GCATGGTTAAAGAATCGACAACAAGAGATGACAAGTCTCTTGGTGATGTTGATTTGTCAAAACCAATCTCCCCAGAAGAAGCTCCAAAAGAACCAGATTCAAATGGTGTTCTGAAAGAAACTGACAATCCACCAACTGAATTACCAGAATTACCGGAACTAAATCCTGAACCCATGGTGACCGACAACGGTGAAAACGCGGCCATGCCTGCTAGCGACGACATACCTGAACAACTGGAAGTCGTGAAGCGACGCTTCATGGAACTCACCACAGGCTATGGCGTGCCACAGCTCGAAAGGCTTTGCACCCGGGTAATGAAAGGCATGATAGAATTGAGCGGTAAAGAAAGCAACGAGGATCATAGGCGGTTAGTCGTTAGGTATTTGTTGACATTTGTTGAGAACAGCGACAATTTTTAA